TTTATTTTTGGTACTGCATTTCGTCTTGAGAATGAATTAAGAAACGACTTATTCAAACACTTCACTAAAATGTCCCCAGCCTTTTACCAACAACACCGTACCGGTGATTTAATGGCCCATGCCACCAATGATTTAAAGTCTGTTCAAGCGGTTGCAGGTCAAGGCGTGCTTCAATTAGCGGATTCAGTCTTATCCGGAGTAACGGTATTATTAGCCATGATTTTCTTAATCAATTGGAAATTAACCTTGGTTGCAATTCTACCCATGCCCTTGTTGATTCTGTGCTCGCAAGCACTCAGCAAACGACTCCATAAAACCTTCAATGTTGCGCAAGAAGCATTTTCTGATATGAACAATCGCGTCTTAGAAAACATTAACGGTATGAAAGTTACGAAGACCTTTGGCCAAGAAGAGTATGAAGTTGAGAACTTTAAAGGGATTGTTAAAGATGTATATGAAAAAAACCTTCGCGTCACACGCTATGATGCGATGTTTGACCCCATGATTATCATGATTATCACCTTATGTCTGGTCTTATCCTTTATCATGGGGATTTACTTAATTAATATCGGTGATATTACAACCGGAAACTTTGTGACCTTTGTGAATTATATTCATCAACTGACATGGCCTATGATGGCACTTGGGTTTATGTTTAACACCATGAACCGCGGGTTGGTGTCTTATGAGCGTATCACAAAACTTTTAGATATTCCTGAGGATATCATCAATCATCCAGATGCGCTGAACCAAGCACCACAGGGTGACATTCATTTTGAAGTCAATCACTTCAAATACCCAGATCAAGAAGATTCCGCAAACCTCAAACACGTATCCTTTACCCTTAATAAAGGCGAAACATTGGGCATTGTTGGGAAGACAGGCAGTGGTAAATCCAGTATTATCAAACTCTTATTACGTGAATATGATGAATTTGATGGCACCATTGAGTTTGGTGGCATCAAAATCAGTCAATACGA
This DNA window, taken from Erysipelothrix larvae, encodes the following:
- a CDS encoding ABC transporter ATP-binding protein codes for the protein MKILSDLSWFFKKEKKSYISGILALLGISILNLIPAKIMGNIIDSIKDKTLTPQTLVMGVGGFLLCAVMMYILRYLWRIFIFGTAFRLENELRNDLFKHFTKMSPAFYQQHRTGDLMAHATNDLKSVQAVAGQGVLQLADSVLSGVTVLLAMIFLINWKLTLVAILPMPLLILCSQALSKRLHKTFNVAQEAFSDMNNRVLENINGMKVTKTFGQEEYEVENFKGIVKDVYEKNLRVTRYDAMFDPMIIMIITLCLVLSFIMGIYLINIGDITTGNFVTFVNYIHQLTWPMMALGFMFNTMNRGLVSYERITKLLDIPEDIINHPDALNQAPQGDIHFEVNHFKYPDQEDSANLKHVSFTLNKGETLGIVGKTGSGKSSIIKLLLREYDEFDGTIEFGGIKISQYDVTQYRNAFGYVPQDPFLFSMSIADNIRFGKPDANLDAVRMAAQIADVDKDIIGFEKGYDTLIGERGVSLSGGQKQRIAMARAILMDSECLILDDALSAVDAKTEERILKNLKQLRKHKTTVIIAHRFSALQHAQNIIVLEDGQVIEHGNHKELMLRHGWYAEIFNLQEFSKENAS